Within the Achromobacter spanius genome, the region CGCTATGGCGGCGCCTGGCGACCGACATGTGCACGTTCGTGTCGTCCGGCTATCAGGCCCGCAGCGACGATGGCGGCGAAGGGCCGGCGCCCACGGTCGACTACGGGCCCGACCTGCTTCTGCCCGCGCTGTGGTCGGGTTGCGAAGCTCGCGGCCTGTCGCCGTCGCTGGTGGTGCGCCTGCTGTCGCAAAAGCCCGCCGAACATTTCTTGCTGGACGATCGCAAGGGGTCTTTTGATATCGGTAAGGACGCGGACTTCGTGGTGCTGGCACCCGGGCGTTCGGCCACGCAGCAAAGCGAGACCTTTGGCCGGCCCTATACCGTGCACGTGTTTGGAACGTGGCGGCGCGGGGAACTGGTGTATGACGGCAGCCGCGTGCAGGGCGAGCCGGGCACGGGCCGCTACCTTCGGCCGCGCGCCGTGGCCCGCGAAGACCACGGCGCCATGATGATGTGATGGGGGGGATGGCTAGCCGATGCCGAACTGACGCGCGTGGCGCATCAGTTCGGCGGGTCCCGCTGTTCCATGACGTAACCCAGGCCCCACACGGTATGCAGCAGGCGCGTGCTGAAGGGGTCGTCCATCTTCATGCGCAGCCTGCGCACGGCGACGTCGATGGCGTTGGTGCCACGGTCGAAGTTGATGCCCCAGACATGCGAGGCCAGGTTCATGCGGGATTGCACTTCGCCGTGCTTGCGCATCAACCGTTCAAGCAGTGCGAATTCAATCGCGGTGAGTCGGATGCGCTGACCTTCGCGCAAGGCCTTGCGGCTTAGCAATTGAAGTTCAAGATCGCCCACGCGCAAGACATGCTGCGCGCCCGCATCGTCGTTGGGCGAGGACCGTCGGCTGATGGCCTTCATCCGCGCGACGAGCTCGCATGTGGCGTAGGGTTTGGCCAGGTAGTCGTCCGCGCCTTCGCTCAAGCCTTGAACGCGGGCTTGCAGTTCGTCGCGGGCGGAGACGATCAGCACGGGCACATTGCTTTCCTTGCGCAGTTCCCGCAGCACGGTGAAACCGTCCATGACCGGTAGCTGCACATCCAGCAGGATCAGGTCGTAGGGAAACGTCTTCGCGATGCGAAGGCCGCTTACGCCGTCGGTGGCAATGTGGACGATTTGGCCTTGCTCGGCAAGCGTGTGGCTCAGTGCTTCGGCCGAGATCTTGTCATTGTCGATTACGAGGACTTTCATGGGTTACTGCATCGAATGGATGCCGTTGGCTTGCGGGCCGCGCCAAGGCGCGATTTGCAAAGCTGACGGCGTTCCTCACACGGACTGGCGCAACGAAATGCAGCGGTAAGGCGTGCACGCCAGGCGACCCGTCATGCTGACGGCTAATAACGCTCTTGTGAATTGGAAGAGTCTTAAAAGTGCCCCGGCCGGCAGGCCGGCCGGGGTAAAGTTGCTGCGAACGGTGCGCCAGATCGGGGGGGGGAAGGCGGCAACACCGTTTTTGCTGCGACGACTGCAACTTCTAACAACAACCAGATAGTTCACGACGTTTGCTTTCAGAGGCTGTGGCGGCTCCGATCGCTTGGCCGAGATTCGCAGCGTAATGATTGTGAGGGGGCTGCGAATGACTCCAATGTAGAGCGCCCCTTCGTCAGCCGTTCGCATGAGAACCGCTGCTTGCAACGGCGATTTGAGCCGTTTCAATTGGCCGTGATACGGTCCGTCAAGATAGGAATTTGGTCTGATATTTAGCGTGGTTCGCACAAGCCGCGCGAAACCGCCCCATGGGCGCGAAAGGCTTGCAGGCAATTGACCGAGCAAGGGCCGGGGCGGGGGCTATCTCTGCCGATTCAATGCCAAGTGAAACGGGCGGTGCAGCCTCGTTGGCCGCACCGCCCGTGGTGGAAGTGGGGGAGTATCAGCGGATCAGGCTGAGGAATTCGGCCCGCGTCGACGGGTTGTCGTGAAACTCGCCCAACATGACCGAGGTCACCATGGACGAATTCTGCTTTTCCACGCCGCGCATCATCATGCACATGTGCTGGGCTTCGATCACCACCGCCACACCGGCCGCGCCGGTCACGCTTTGCACGGCTTCGGCCACCTGGCGGCTCAGGTTTTCCTGGATTTGCAGGCGGCGTGCATACATTTCCACAATGCGTGCCACCTTGGACAGGCCCAGCACCTTGCCGGCCGGCAGATAGGCCACATGCGCCTTGCCGATGAAGGGCAGCATGTGGTGCTCGCACAGCGAATACAGCTCGATGTTCTTCACCAGCACAATTTCGCGCGTGTCGGACGTGAACAGCGCGCCGTTGACGATTTCGTCGAGGTTCTGCGTGTAGCCACGGCACAGATGACGCATGGCCTTGGCCGCGCGGGCGGGCGTATCGGCCAAGCCTTCGCGGGACGGGTCTTCCCCTAGCGCTTCGAGAATGGCGGTGTAGTTCTTTTCCAATGACATGGGGGGACTCCTGGGGCAACGCGTTCGTCGTGGCGTCGTGTCGTGCCGCGTCGGCGACGCGGGATTGCAGGCAAGTCTACCGCAGCACGGGATTGTCTACCGTGGCGCGGGATTGCCTGCGGTGGTGTGGGGATTGTCTGCCGTGACGTGGGATTGCCTGCCATAGCCGCCGCCGCTGATGGGTTCCGTGCGATAGGCGCTGGTTTTCGCGGGTCGGCGTTGCCGCACTTCACCCATCCTACGATCCACCATCCGTAGGATGGGTGAAGCGCGCCATACGCTATGCAAGAACCCCGCCAACAATCGCGCGCAACCCATCGTGCGCAGCCGCCGCTGATGGGTTCCGTGCGATAGGCGTTTGTTTTCGCGGGTCGGCGTTGCCGCACTTCACCCATCCTACGATCCACCATCCGTAGGATGGGTGAAGCGCGCCGCACGCTGTGCAAGAACCCCGCCAACAATCGCGCGCAACCCATCGTGTGCAGCCGCCGCTGATGGGTTCCGTGCGACAGGCGTTTGTTTTCGCGGGTCGGCGTTGCCGCACTTCACCCATCCTACGATCCACCATCCGTAGGATGGGTGAAGCGCGCCGCACGCTATGCAAGAACCCCGCCAACAATCGCGCGCAACCCATCGTGCGCAGCCGCCGCTGATGGGTTCCGTGCGACAGGCGCTGGTTTTCGCGGGTCGGCGTTGCCGCACTTCACCCATCCTACGATCCACCATCCGTAGATTCTATGGTTTGGCGCAAGCTTGGCTGACCATAAAGAGGTTTACATCGAAGGGTTTGCGCGATTTCCATACGCCGAAGGCGATGCGTAGGAGTTTTCTGGCGATGATGTTTAATGCCTGCGTTGAGGCCCAGCCCTTGGCTCGTAACGCTGCGTAGAGGGGTTTGAAGGCAGCTGTTCGGCTTGCTGAGGATGCCGCGTTGTAGGCAAGGCTTCTCAGGGCCGCATCGCCTTGCTTGCTGAGTTTACGCAGGCCTTTGTAGGCGCCAGACTCCTTGGGCCTGGGGTCCAGCCCCGCGTAGGCCACCACTGCGTCCGAGGAGGCGAACGGGATGCGGGCGAAGGCCGTCACCAGTGCGGCCCCAGTCAGCTTTCCCACGCCGGTAATGCTGGTGATTAAGTTGAAGTCGTCGGTCAAGGCGGGTTCGGCAGCGATCTGATCGAGCATTTCGCGCTCAAGAGCATCTGCCAACTGCGCCAAGGCATCCAACGCTTGCTGGACCTGAGCTTGCGAGCCCACGTGTTTGTGCCGATCGCTGGACAGGCGCAGCCTCGTGCGCGTCGTGACCGCCACCTTGCGTAAGCGTTGGATCTGACTCAGGCGCTCGATGTGCTCCGGGCAAGGTTCGTAGCTATGCAACCGCTCGTGCTCGAGCGCCACGTAACGCGCAATCATGACAGCGTCGAGTCGGTCGGTCTTGCCCCGTTGAGCCTGCGACTTGGCGTAATGGTGCAAGGCCTTGGGGTTCAGCACATAGACGCGCAGTCCACGCTCATATGCCAGGTCGGCCAACAGGCGCTCGTAGCCACCGGTGGACTCCATGGCAAGAACGCTTCCGGACGGCAGCGTTTGCAACCATTTTTCCAAGCCAGTCGTTGAGTTTTTGACGGCTCGGGTCAACGGCTTGGCCGCCCCGTGCATCGCCACAACAACCTCGGATTTCCCCACATCCACACCAAAGAAAGATTGAGACGTTTGCATCTCTAGACTCCCTGCGATAGCGTTGTGTCTGCTGGGGAAGCCACGCCCGATTCGTTACCTTGCGATCAATCGGCGGTCACGGCCGCTAGATTCTTAATCGACGTATTTGGGCGGGGTGGGATATCTACCGACGTCAGTCCGCTGGTGACGGCTGATGGATGGGTGCGTCCCGATCCCCAGCACCCCCGAAGCAAGATCGGTAAGTGCTATGAAAACATACAAGGATGGGTGAAGCGCGCCGCACGCTGTGCAAGAACCCCGCCAACAATCGCGCGCAACCCATCGTGTGACGTACCCCACAACGTGCCGGCGCTATCTGAACAGGTACCTGGGTATCAGCCACACATACGCCACCATGCCGAACAGTTCCACCAATGACTGCGCCACGATCACCACCGCCGCCACCTCCCCGCCGGCAGGAAGCAACAGGGCCAGGGGCAGCACCACGAATGAATTTCGTGTGCCCATGCTGAATGCAAGCGTTCGCCCTTGTTCGACGGGCAGGCGTAGCCAGCGCGCAATGCCCTTGGCCAGCAAGGCGGCGGCCAGCAGGAACAGCACAAAGGCGGGCAGCGTCTGTTGCAGTTCGTCCATGGCGCGTGCGACGGTACCCACCTGCGCGCCCGCAATCAGGAACACCACCAGCGACAGCAGCGGCACCGGCCACCAGGCCATGGCGTCTTGCAGGCGTTGGGCTTTGGGATGCGCCGCGATCCACCGTTCCGCCAGCGCCGCGCCGGCCAGGGGCGCCAGCACGATCAATACGGCGGGGGCCAGCGTGGCCCAGTCCCATGAGCCCAGGCTTTGCGTGTCCGCCATCAGCCACAGGTACAACGGCAGCAGGATCAACTGCAACACCAGATTCAGCGGAGTGATGGCAATGGCGCGGGGCACGTCCCCCTTGCCCAGTTGGCTGAATGTGATGAACCAGTCGGTGCAAGGCACCAGCAGCACCAGCAGCACGCCCAGGCGCACGACCGGATCAAAGTCGAACGCCTCCACCAGCAACCAAGTCAGCAGTGGAAGCATCACGAAATTGCCCAGCAGCACCGCCAGCAAGAAGCGCCGATCGCGCAGGGCATGTCGCACATGCAGCAGCGGTACTTGCAGAAAGGTGGCGAACAGCAGCGTCGCCAGGGTGGGCCACAACAAGGTTTCCATGGTCGGGCCTGCCTGCGGCCATGCGGTGCCGGCGGCCAAACCCAAGCCGATGGCAAGCAGATAGGCCCAGACCTGATAGCGTTCCAGCGTCAGGCGGGTCATGACCAGCGCCTCGCCGTGGTGGTACGAACAGCTAAGCGTGGGCAAGGATGCCCCATCGCTCTGTGGCTCAGCCTTGCTCTGTCGCTCAAACTTGCCCTATCGCTCAAGCTTGCTCTGTGGCTCAAGCTTGCTCTATCCCACAAGCCTGCTGTGCCCATCATGCTTGCTCTATCACCCCTGCTTGGGAAAACCGCCACTGGCCCACTCCGATGCCCGCTGCACGCTCAGCTTGTACGTCGGCGCAACCTGGACTTGCGCCAGTTGTTCGCCGGATTCGTCGTAAGCGCTCAGCAACGCATACGGCTCGTAGTCGTCGGGCACGATGTCCAGCTTGATGGTCAGGCGGCCGGCGTCGGTGTCGATCTTCACGCTCTTGTGCAGCGTGGCATGCAATTGCTGCTCGTGGCGTCGCAAAACTTCGTTGGCGGTCTTGACCAAGGTGATGAACGCTGGCGAGTCCAGCGGCTTGGGGTTCTTTTTGTCACGGCCCATGGTCCAGGGGCCGACCAGGGCGGGTTCGGCTTGCCCGTCCAGGGTCATCTCGACGGCCCAGCCGTCGTCGTCTTCGTTCTTGATGATGCGTGCCGTCCAGCCGTCATCGCGCCACAGCCTGGCTTCCTGTTCCTTGCGGTCTTCGGACATGCCGGCGTCGTCGGGGGTGGAGGTGTCTGTCACTGCGGTACTGCTCCTGGATTGTTGTGCTTGAATATCGGCACTGTAGCCGAATGCCGGCCTTGTTTTCCGGCGCACAAGATCCCTGCCCGACATTTGACATGACCACGTAGGGGCGGGCTCGGGCAAGCCGCCCCGATACGCCCTAGATGCCTTGGCCGCCGGATATCTCGATCCGCTGAGCGTTGATCCACCGATTGTCCTGGGCAAGCAGGTTGGCAACCGCCGGCCCGATGTCGTCCGCCACGCCCACACGGCCCAGCGCCGTCATATCCGCGAAGAATTTGTTGAATTCCGCCGTGTCGCGCACCGCGCCGCCGAAGAAATCGGTCTCGATCGCGCCTGGCGCCACCACGTTGACGGCGATGTTGCGGCTGCCCAGTTCCTTGGCCAGGTAGACGGTCAGCACCTCGACCGCGCCCTTGACCGCCGCATAGACCGACCAACCAGGCGCCGAGATACGGGTCAAGGCCGTCGATAGATTCACGATGCGACCCCCATCCGCGACCACCGGCAGCAGCGCCTGCGTCAAAAAGAACACGCCTTTGAAGTGCACGTCGACCAATCGGTCGAACTGCGCCTCGGTCGTTTCGGCGATCAAGGCCACATCGCCGTGGCCGGCGTTATGGACGATGTGGTCGACCGTGTCGCGCTGCCAGGTGTCGCGCAGCGCCGTCTTCAGGCGTTGAACGAATGCGGGAAAGGCGGAGGTGTCGCCGACGTCCAATTGCAGGGCGACCGCCTTGCGGCCCATCTGTTCGATGTCGGCCACGACGGCCTGGGCATCCGCTTCGCGGCTTTGGTAGGTAAAGACAATATCGCCGCCTTTGCGGGCGATATTCAGGGCGGCGCTACGGCCCAGGCCACGGCTGCCGCCGGTGATGAAGGAAATTGTGCTCATGCTAAGGCTCCTAGGTGGTCGGGAATCAGGGTGTGATTTTGAAACGCCTGATCTCCGCGGCCTTTGCCTGAATCGTGAAGTCCTTGGCCTGTTCCTACAAAGGTGCCGTTTCGGCCGGGAAATGTCCGTTACGATCACAGCGAACGAAGATCACTGCGCCAGCGTATGAACGACCCCCTGCTCAGAGCTGTCCGACGTTACGTCGAAGCCAACGCCAACCCCGCCGGCGTGGCACCCACCCCCATTCCCGGTCTGACCGCCATTCGGTCCACCCAGCCCAGCGGGCTGGAATATGCCATCTCGCGGCCCCTGGCCTGCTTGGTGTTACAGGGCAGCAAACGGGTGTCCATGGGCACGAACACCGTCGACTTCAGCGCTGGCGATTCGTTGCTGATTACGGCGGATGTGCCGACTGTCAGCCAGATCACGGTCGCCAGCACCGACCAACCCTACCTTTCGCTGGTGTTGGATCTGGACATGGCGGTCATCGTGGAACTGGCCGTGGACATGAAGCTGCGCCCCGTGGCGCAGGACGCTCCGGTGCTCGCCGAGCCCACGGATGCCGAAGTCTCTGATGCGGCGCTGCGCTTGATGCGCCTGATTGATCGGCCCGACGCGTTGCCAGTGCTGCAAGCGCAAGGCTTGCGCGAACTGCATTACTGGCTGCTGGCGGGCCGGCATGGCGGCGCGATTCGTCAGCTTGGCGGGCCTGGCAAGCACGCCCAGCGCATTGCGCGTGCCATCACCCTGATTCGAGCCGACTTCGCCCGGCCGCTGCCGATGGAGCGGTTGGCGGCCGAGGCCGGCATGAGCCCGTCGTCGTTCTACCAGCATTTCCGCGCGGCGACGTCGCTGTCGCCGCTGCAATTCCTGAAGCAGTTGCGCTTGATCGAGGCCAGGCGGTTGATGGCCACGGGGGAATTGTCGGCCAGCAGCGCCGCGTTTTCAGTCGGCTATGAAAGCGTGCAGCAGTTCACCAGGGAGTACCGTCGCCTGTTCGGTTTGCCCCCGGGCAAGGCCTCGGAAGCGCTGCGGGCCCACATGTCGGAGGCGCAGGCGTAAGCTTGCGTGGCGTCATGCGCCGTGGCCTGGCGTAAAGTAAATAAAGTGTGTGAAGCGTGTGAAGTGTGTGAAGTATGGGACGTATGAAAAATATGGGACATATGGAGAGCACCATGGGCTTGGCATTCAAAGATCCGATGCATGACGAGTTCGGCACGTGGCCTGTTGCCTACATTCCGTACGGCGGTGCGGATATGGGCGAGATCCTTGCCGTTGGTCAGGCGGTGGGTGAGGGCGACGACAGCGCGTTTCATAAAGCCTGGATGGCAGCGGGCGACCGTTTGTTCGACGAAGCCGTTCAGACGCAAAACCGTGGCCTGCACGCCAGCGCAAGAGAGCTGTTCCTGCGCGCCAGCGTGTTTTATTCGGCGTCTTACCACCCGCTTTATGGCCCGCAGCGCGACCCGCGCCTGCTTGCGGCCTTTCGCAAGCAGACTGACGCGTTTGACAAGGGCTTGGCGCTATCCGACGTTCCCATTGCGCCCATCCGGATCCCCTTCGAAGGCACTTCCATGCCCGCGTACCTGATTCCGGCCGTCGGCCGGGAACAGGAAACGCGTCCCCTCGTCATCTTCACCAATGGGTACGACGGCACCGTCACGGATCTTTATTTTGCCTCTGCCGTGGCGGCATCGCGCCGTGGCTACCATAGCCTGATCTTCGACGGGCCGGGGCAGGGCGAAATGTTGGTTGAGCAGCGCATTTATCTGCGCCCGGACTGGGAAACCGTCATCGCGGCGGTGGTTGATGTGGCGCTGGGATTCAACATCGTCGACCCCAAACGCATGGTGCTCAGCGGCTGGAGCCTGGGCGGCTATCTTGCCCCGCGCGCCGCATCCCAAGAGCATCGCCTTGCCGCCTGCATCGCCGACCCCGGGTTGTGGGGCATGGCCGGGCCGTTCCGCGCGCTGGCCCTCAAGCTGGGCGCATCCCCCGACACGGTGACGGACCTGGGGAATCTTGACGACAAGACCCTGGCGCAATTCGAGCAGGTGATCGCGAACGACCCCGGTCTTAAGTGGAAGATTTACCAGCGCGGCTTCTGGACCCACGGGGTGGACAATCTACGCGATTTCCTGCGCAGCGCGGAACCCTTCACCATGGACGGGCGCGTCGGCGCCATCTCATGCCCGGTGCTGATGACGCATGCCGAACATGATGGCTTGTCCGCCGGCGCCCAGGCCTTCTTTGACCAGCTTCAAAGCCCCACAAAAACCCTGCTTCGGTTCAGCGCCGCCGAAGGCGCCGGCATGCATTGCGAAATGAGAAACCGGTCGCTGTTGAACCGCAGGGTTTTTGACTGGCTGGACCAGGTGCTTGGCCGCTAGCCGGAAGCTACGGCCAGCCCCGGCCAGCCCGGCCTGTCTCAGCCCGCCTTGCCCGGCACCGGCGTGTTCAGCAACTGCTGCTCCCACAGGTACGCGATGCCGCTGCCGCCCGCATGCTGCGTGATCACTTCGGTCAAGGCGGCCGCTTGTTCGGCGCGGGCCCAGTCGCGCTGCCATTCCGCCGCCACCGCCAACCAGGTCATCATGTTGGCGCCGGCCGCGATCATGCGCTGGATGGCCACCTGATGGGCTTCGACCGACACCGCGCCCGACGCATCGGTGACCACGGTGACGTCCCAGCCTTCGCCCAGGGCCTGGATGGTGGGCATGGCCACGCACACCTCGGTCCACAGGCCGGCGATGATCAATTGCTTGCGGCCCGTTGCCTTGACCGCGTCCACCACGCGCTGGTCCTGCCAGGTGTTGATGAGCGTGCGGTCAATGATCTCGTGCTTGGGAAACACCTCGGTGATCTGGGGGAAGAGAAGCCCGCCCCGTTCAGCGATCACGGTGGTCAGGATGGTAGGCACGCCGAAGGCGCGCGCGGCCTTTGCCAGACCCGCCGTGTTGTTGATCACCATCTGCGGTTCGTGGCTATTCACGTTTGCAAGCTGGTAGGGCTGGTGGTCGATCAGAACCAGTACCGAATCCTCGGGGCGAAGCAGGGAGTCAAGGCCGTTGCGAAAAGTCATTGATGCATCCTTATTGCTGTGGGGTCAGAGAGTGGCTCCAAGGCATCTGCGCCAGTGGCGGCGTTGCCCGGAACCCGTATTCTGTTGTTCCCGAATTCGATGCGGTAGTACCATTTTGCGCTGAGCTGTGTCGCGCAATGGGGAACGCAAAAGTGGATATTGAAGAACTACGTACCTTCGTGGAAGTCGCCGATGCGGGGGGGATTTCGCCTGCCGCGGCCAGGCTTGGCGTGTCGAAATCCATCGTCAGCCGTCGGCTTGCGCGGCTGGAATCAGAGCTGGGTGTGTTGTTGTTGGCGCGAACGACACGCGGGGCGGCGTTAACCGAAGCCGGGGCCGCGTTCCGCAACCATGCCGCGCGCGTCTGCACCGAGATTGACGTGGCCCGCGAAGCGGTCCTGCCGGCCGGCGAGCTTCGTGGCCGCCTGCGCGTTGCCGCGCCGCTGTCTTTCGGCGGGGCCCACTTCGCGCCCATTCTTGCCGAGATGGCGCGACGCCATCCCCAACTGCATATCCAGACCTGCTATAGCGACCGCTTCGTGGACCTCATCGCGGAAGGCTATGACTGCGCGATACGGGTGGGCTATCTGCAGGACTCGAATCTGGTCGCGCGACGTATCGGCCCGGTCCTGGGAAAGCTCGTGGCCAGCCCGGATTACGTCCAGGCGCATGGGGCGCCCGAGACGCCGGAAGAACTGGTCGCTGATCACCAGGCCCTGATGCAAGGCACCGAAACCTGGCAGCTCAAGGATGGTGACAAGATCATCACGGTTCGTCCGCAAGGGCGCTTCAAGGCGGACAACGGCACGGCCTTGCTTGCCGCGGCGGTGGCAGGGCTGGGCATCGGGTATCTGCCCGACTGGCTCACCCACGAACACCTGGCTTCCGGCGCGCTTGTGCCGGTGATGACTCGGTATCCGCCGCCGCCGGCAGGCGCTTATGTCGTCAGGCCGCCCGGTCAGCATCCCGCCAGAAAGATACGGGTGCTGACCGAACTCTTGATTGAATATTGCGACCAGGCCGAGCACCCGGTGTAGGGGGCGCCCGGCCTTGCGCTTAACGGGCAATGCTGCGCGCGGCGGCGTCGATTGAGTCGGCCACGGCTTTGGGCTGCGTGAAAAACGACACGTGGCTTCCCACGACCTCGGACCACGTGGCGCCGATCTTGTTGGCCGTATAACGCAGCAGCTTCGGGTCGATCGCCTTGTCCTGCGTGGCGATGATGGCCCAGCTTGGCTTGGTTTTCCAGGCGGCGTGGCTCACCTTGGCGTTGAAGATCTCCATGTTGATCGGCACTTGCGAATCGCGCAGAAAGGCGGCGTCGGCGTTGGTCGTGCCGCCAGCGAAACCGGCCTTGAACTTTTCAAGGTTGACGAAACCGTAGCCATCTTTTTGCGTATCGATCACGAATTCGGGCGGGGGCGGGATGTCCTTGAACTGCGATCCCGTGGTCTCGCCGACGTCGGGCGCCAGCGCGGAAACATAGACCAGGCCCGCAACCTTGGGGTCCACGCCGGCTTCCGTGATCACCGTTCCGCCGTAAGAGTGGCCGACCAGCAGCGTCGGGCCGTCCTGGCGATCCAGCACGCGCTTGGTGGCGGCAACATCATCGGCCAAGGACGTCAGCGGGTTCTGCACCACGGTGACGCGGTAGCCGCGACCGGTCAGTTCGTTGTAGACGCCGCGCCATCCCGAACCGTCCGCAAACGCGCCGTGGACCAGTACTACGTTGCGCACGACTTGCTGGGGGGATATGGGCTCGGCCGCGTGGGTGAGGCTGGCCGCTGCAATACCTACGATGGCGGTCGTGGCGGCGAGGAGGGCTTTGATCTTCATGGCGAGGTCCTTTGTGTTGTGTGATAAGAATTATCGCGATAGTTAAGTGCGACGAACGAATGCTAGGGCTCGCTTTTAGTGCTGTCAAGCGATAAATATTAGCGCGATATGTATTCTCGCGGCATGTTATTCTTCACGCACCCTGGAGCGAAGCAATGACCCCCGAAAAAGACACGTCCCCGCCGCCGCTGGATGGCCAGCTTTGCTACGCCGTGTACTCGGCCGGCATTGCCATCCAGCGGATCTACAAGCCCTTGCTGGACAAGATGGGGCTGACCTATCCGCAGTACCTGGTGTTGAATGTGCTTTGGCGGGAAGACAGCCAGACCGTCAGCGGCATCGCGGAAAAATTGGCCTTGGAGCCCAGCACGCTGACGCCGCTTCTGAAGCGGCTGGAAGTGGCCGGCTTTCTTGGCCGCCTGCGCAACCCGGACAATGAGCGTCAAGTAGTGGTGGCACTGACCGAGCGCGGCCGTCAGCTTCAAAATACGTCGGGCTGTCTGGGCGAATCCTTGCTGGCCGCGTCCGGCCAATCGCCTGCCGAACTCGCCGAGCTGAATACGCAGATTCGGCAACTGCGTGACGCGATCTACACGCATCTGGATGGCTGGACGCCGCCTGCGTAGCGGTTCGCCGGATTGTTAATCCAGGCTGAACACCGTGCTAAGCATCGTGCATCTAGTGCGCGAAGCGCAGGCTACCTACCATGGTCCTACCTGCCATTCACAAGGTTCGACCATGCAACGACGCGACATCCTGCGCCAGGGCGCCGCCCTGGCCGCCACCCTGGCCGCAACCCCTTTTCTTCGCTCCGCCTACGCGCAGTCTGCCGCATCGCACTGGACCACGGCGGCCGCGCCTTCACTGGCCCGCCAGGAACTCTATCCCGAAGTGCTTGACGGCCGCATCTACGTCGCTGGCGGATTGTTGACGCCCAACACCGGCTATTCCGCGCACTTCGAATCCTATGACCCGGCAACAGACAAGTGGACGCGGCTGGCGACCTTGCCCGAAGCGCGCCACCACATCGCGCTTGCCGCTGCGGGCGGCCTGATCTACGGCGCGGGCGGCTTCAGCGGCGGGTTTCCGAACTGGCGCGCCCAGGCCTCGACCTATATCTACGACCCCCGCGGCAATCGTTGGCGTGACGGCGTTGCCATTCCTTATCCCTCGGCCGAAGGCGTATTCGCGGCCATCGCAGACCGGCTGTATTTGGTGGGCGGACGCATCCGTGCCCACGATGACGCGCGCCATTTCAACGACCACGTGGATACCGCGCAAGCCTTGATGTTCG harbors:
- a CDS encoding response regulator, which produces MKVLVIDNDKISAEALSHTLAEQGQIVHIATDGVSGLRIAKTFPYDLILLDVQLPVMDGFTVLRELRKESNVPVLIVSARDELQARVQGLSEGADDYLAKPYATCELVARMKAISRRSSPNDDAGAQHVLRVGDLELQLLSRKALREGQRIRLTAIEFALLERLMRKHGEVQSRMNLASHVWGINFDRGTNAIDVAVRRLRMKMDDPFSTRLLHTVWGLGYVMEQRDPPN
- the folE gene encoding GTP cyclohydrolase I FolE, producing MSLEKNYTAILEALGEDPSREGLADTPARAAKAMRHLCRGYTQNLDEIVNGALFTSDTREIVLVKNIELYSLCEHHMLPFIGKAHVAYLPAGKVLGLSKVARIVEMYARRLQIQENLSRQVAEAVQSVTGAAGVAVVIEAQHMCMMMRGVEKQNSSMVTSVMLGEFHDNPSTRAEFLSLIR
- a CDS encoding IS110 family transposase; amino-acid sequence: MQTSQSFFGVDVGKSEVVVAMHGAAKPLTRAVKNSTTGLEKWLQTLPSGSVLAMESTGGYERLLADLAYERGLRVYVLNPKALHHYAKSQAQRGKTDRLDAVMIARYVALEHERLHSYEPCPEHIERLSQIQRLRKVAVTTRTRLRLSSDRHKHVGSQAQVQQALDALAQLADALEREMLDQIAAEPALTDDFNLITSITGVGKLTGAALVTAFARIPFASSDAVVAYAGLDPRPKESGAYKGLRKLSKQGDAALRSLAYNAASSASRTAAFKPLYAALRAKGWASTQALNIIARKLLRIAFGVWKSRKPFDVNLFMVSQACAKP
- a CDS encoding arsenic resistance protein, which codes for MPTLSCSYHHGEALVMTRLTLERYQVWAYLLAIGLGLAAGTAWPQAGPTMETLLWPTLATLLFATFLQVPLLHVRHALRDRRFLLAVLLGNFVMLPLLTWLLVEAFDFDPVVRLGVLLVLLVPCTDWFITFSQLGKGDVPRAIAITPLNLVLQLILLPLYLWLMADTQSLGSWDWATLAPAVLIVLAPLAGAALAERWIAAHPKAQRLQDAMAWWPVPLLSLVVFLIAGAQVGTVARAMDELQQTLPAFVLFLLAAALLAKGIARWLRLPVEQGRTLAFSMGTRNSFVVLPLALLLPAGGEVAAVVIVAQSLVELFGMVAYVWLIPRYLFR
- a CDS encoding SDR family oxidoreductase, with translation MSTISFITGGSRGLGRSAALNIARKGGDIVFTYQSREADAQAVVADIEQMGRKAVALQLDVGDTSAFPAFVQRLKTALRDTWQRDTVDHIVHNAGHGDVALIAETTEAQFDRLVDVHFKGVFFLTQALLPVVADGGRIVNLSTALTRISAPGWSVYAAVKGAVEVLTVYLAKELGSRNIAVNVVAPGAIETDFFGGAVRDTAEFNKFFADMTALGRVGVADDIGPAVANLLAQDNRWINAQRIEISGGQGI
- a CDS encoding AraC family transcriptional regulator, whose amino-acid sequence is MNDPLLRAVRRYVEANANPAGVAPTPIPGLTAIRSTQPSGLEYAISRPLACLVLQGSKRVSMGTNTVDFSAGDSLLITADVPTVSQITVASTDQPYLSLVLDLDMAVIVELAVDMKLRPVAQDAPVLAEPTDAEVSDAALRLMRLIDRPDALPVLQAQGLRELHYWLLAGRHGGAIRQLGGPGKHAQRIARAITLIRADFARPLPMERLAAEAGMSPSSFYQHFRAATSLSPLQFLKQLRLIEARRLMATGELSASSAAFSVGYESVQQFTREYRRLFGLPPGKASEALRAHMSEAQA
- a CDS encoding alpha/beta hydrolase family protein, with product MGLAFKDPMHDEFGTWPVAYIPYGGADMGEILAVGQAVGEGDDSAFHKAWMAAGDRLFDEAVQTQNRGLHASARELFLRASVFYSASYHPLYGPQRDPRLLAAFRKQTDAFDKGLALSDVPIAPIRIPFEGTSMPAYLIPAVGREQETRPLVIFTNGYDGTVTDLYFASAVAASRRGYHSLIFDGPGQGEMLVEQRIYLRPDWETVIAAVVDVALGFNIVDPKRMVLSGWSLGGYLAPRAASQEHRLAACIADPGLWGMAGPFRALALKLGASPDTVTDLGNLDDKTLAQFEQVIANDPGLKWKIYQRGFWTHGVDNLRDFLRSAEPFTMDGRVGAISCPVLMTHAEHDGLSAGAQAFFDQLQSPTKTLLRFSAAEGAGMHCEMRNRSLLNRRVFDWLDQVLGR
- a CDS encoding hydrolase, which codes for MTFRNGLDSLLRPEDSVLVLIDHQPYQLANVNSHEPQMVINNTAGLAKAARAFGVPTILTTVIAERGGLLFPQITEVFPKHEIIDRTLINTWQDQRVVDAVKATGRKQLIIAGLWTEVCVAMPTIQALGEGWDVTVVTDASGAVSVEAHQVAIQRMIAAGANMMTWLAVAAEWQRDWARAEQAAALTEVITQHAGGSGIAYLWEQQLLNTPVPGKAG